The genomic DNA actgcagggatgctctggtgCTGCCTCCACGCCTCTCAAGGGACGCTCAGGTGCTCAAATCCACTGCCCAGAGCGGACAAGGATCCTGCAGGCACACCAGGGAATCTCCAAAGGGTTTGCCTGAGTGcctgcttttttcctcccacGTGTTTCTCACAGGAAGGAGGAGGCCCAGCCAAGgccctgctgagggcagcaATCATTGGCAAGatgcacagagccagcagggtgtgagggctcccaggtgctgAAATGAAGGAGCTCTCTGGCAGCACACTGGGACGCAGCAATTTGGAAACCAGAGCAGGAAGGGGCAGAATGTGGCACTTtggcttggcagggctgggagggagcagcaagGCAGTGTCACGTGGGGACTGTGGGGTGAGTCATTTCTGACTAAGACATCCGCTGGGGAGGCACCCACGGAGTCCCCAGCGCCAGGCTCCAGCACTGAGGAGCTGCCAGAGGAATTCCCGCTTTTGGAAAGGTTGAAACACCAAAGGCTGACCTGAGCCACTCCCAAACCCAGCTGGATCTGACTCCACAGGGTGATTTGCTTCCTGACCCCTGGGTTTTCCCAAAGTACAAAACTTGTGCTCTGATGCTGCTGAGGTTCATCATGCCTCATCTTCAGATGATCTCGTGGGAGGATGATGGGACACTCCAGAGGCACATGATGACATGCCCTGGCTTTGTGATGCTGGGACTATGGCCAAGTTTGGGATCACCTTCCTGCCAGGGGTGATCCCAAACAGCTCCTGGGACACCTCCTCCCCaggcattccacagcagcactgcataAAGAGCACCATGGAGGGTGTCTTTGTGCCTGGGCCATGGTGGCAGGATCACTGAGGCAACTGCTGTCCATCAGTGCAACATCCCCCAACCCTTGGGGTGCATGAAAAGAATGACACATTGCTTTTTTGGGGTGGAGAAAGGGCAATTTTTATGTAGTGGGCAGCAATCAGAGCATAAAagacacacagagctgcacccACCCACAAGAGTGCGTGGCTATGGAACACTTGTGGACAGTTCACAGTGGTTATTTctgcagaaagacaaaaaaaaatggaaatttttccactactgaaaaaaaaaaaatcttagtgAGGAGCTTGCTGCAGAGGAAGCCCTGACCTCACCTGCCCCTCACATGGAGGAAGGGCTGCATGGCACAGagcatctccctgctccccaggagaggctgtgaTTGCTGAGGGACACCCAGTGAATGCCCCAGGCTACCAGGACAGCAGCAAGGGGAAAGAGCAGCTGCAAAGCTGAGGGTGATCACCCTTGTCTGTTGTACTCGGTGCAGAAGGGGAGGGATTCTCCACAGCACCCAGACAGGCAGCATGAGCACTGCTTTGACAGCCAAAGGCCAGGGATTTGGGAGGGAAATCTATGTTGAGGATGGGGATACACCACTCCAGAGCTTCCCAGCTGCCTTTGGAGCATGGAGGAGGCTGGCAGACAGAGCCAGCTTTCTGCAGCCCTccaaacacaaagcacagcaTCTCAGACGAACGGGCAGGGTCTGCCCACGCTGGATCCTGCtggagggggcaggaggggctgcacacTGTGCCACAGGCAAGAATAAccctgcccaggtgccccaccTTCTCTGTCCTTTTGCTTCAACAATGTGCCAACCTCCAACATGAAAAGGGCTCCTTCTGAGGAAGGAGAcagtggggctgcaggtgaCAAAAATCCCAGACAGCTGTGGGGTATGAAGCTCTCTCTTCCCCATCACAAAAGGCaacagccagaggagctgagtGTAACCCCACttccagagccaggcagggcctTGTGAAGCAGCATCTTCCCATGAAACATTCACCCAGGACGGGGTGCAGGGTGCCACCTGCTTTGCACCTGTCTACAGGgagcaaaaagaaatcaaaggcATCTAAAAAACCCTCAGAAGGGTAAGATCCAGGCAAATAGCAGACTTCAAGGGCTGTGAAATCAGGCACAATAAATAAGCAAATGGACATTAGTTTCAAAGCAGCAAGATCTGACTGGGGATGAGCTGAAATGCCAAggcagccaaggcagggtgCTCAGcctcagcctgtcctgctcagcaccagctTACCAGAGGTTTGGCTCCAAAACTCATCTCAGCCCAGAGTGACTTGACCTCCCTGCAGACAATAACTTGGGCATCTGCCTAGAGCCAACCTCACCTCCTTTTCCCTGGCTACACATGTCCAGGCCTTGGATGCATGGATTGAAAGCGGATCTAATTCCCCTGCAGCACTTCTGATGAAGTGCAGCTCCATCACCTTGTAGGAAGAGCTCCCAAATGAATTACTGCAATtaccccagctgcaggagaaacTGCAGCTTTTCCCCTCACTGGTGACAAAGGCTTCTCCAAAAAACAATCCCTCAAATGCTCACCACCCCAAGCTGTAATGCAACCATCCAGGATGTGAagagcagagcccctggcaccACTCTCAAATCACTGAGCTGTGATCAGAGAAACTCAGAGCCATGGTGAAAGccagggggagaaaaaagaaggcAAGGCAGCTTTCAAGGCAGCAACAGGCAAAAAGACACAGAGGACATAGAAATGCCAGTGGCCTCATCCTGGAAGGACATAAAATGCTGGGCAGGGACATGGGACAGGGTCAGCATCACTGAGTTCTCCTGCctgactgctgctttcccctcTTGTGTTGCAGGCAGCTGGCCTCTAAAAATACCCACTGTTGTCACGCTGTCCTGCCTGCTTGGGCCAGGAaactgctctgagcagctttCAGTTCCATTCTTCATCTGCACTGCTGTGCTTCCCTCGCCAGGAtctgtcccagcccctctcctgtgCCTGGCAGGTGACAGTCTCTCTGGATCTGTGGCCATAACTTGACATAAACTCAATTAACCAAGGGTGCTAACAGGGAATATACAACCCTGGGAAATTTTTGCTAGGGTTGCTGAAACTAGCAAAAAGGTAAATATTTCTACAGCATGTCTCTGCTTCTCTACAAAACACCACAAGACTGTTCCAAGGCTCACAGTCTAATTTCATGCCACTGATGGGAACCCCACAGCTACATGAGTGTGCACGAGCACAGGGAGTCACAAATTTCCCAAACTCGTTGAGCCCATGACACCAGCAGGGTCAGCCTGGTGCTGATGCTGGCCAGCTCTGGCCTATagggaaggaggggagagaAGGGTCAGCTTCACCTCAGAGgtgcagcacagcctctgcaaTGGTGAGGTCCATCCCCAGTGGCAAAACACACCCTGGATGAACACCCTCAGCTGCCCACAGACCCACACTGGGTCTGAGTGATGCATCTGCTTGGGTTCAGCTGGTGGCACATGGCACAAACCTGGAAGCACAGGGGCCTCAGCGGGGAACACCAATGTATCCaacccctgccagcagcacagaaatcagcCATGAAGATctgcctgctgcttctctggcCTCTCCTTCCACCTTCCTCAAATCCCAGATTTCTAGGGACCTGCAGCGGGCTGGAAAGTTAAACCATGACAAGGGAGAAGCAGAGCCTgtcccccagcacaggcactgccctcccatggctgcagcccagcagggcaggaaacCTGCCAGCAGCGGGCTCTGCCCACGGAAACGCTGTGCAGCAGCACGACAAGAGgccccaggcagcagagcttcCTGAAGCTGCACCTCCAGCAGCCTCCCATCACAAAGCACTCAGCAAAAGCATTCAGGCACACAGCACCTGcaagggacagcaggagcacCCCTGGGGGGACTCAAGCCCCCAGTGGGTTCACCCCCATTTGAAACCTGCCTGGTGGAACTGGTGCAGAGAGGACATTTAAGGGCAGCTTTAACCAGTCTTGCTctatctgaaattaaaaaattggtGTCCCTACAGGGGTAGGCTTGTTGTACCCTGATGTACAGCCAGGCCAAAGCAGGTGGGCAAAGTGCTCTGCATCAGGGCCTGCTGCTTTACAGCATCACTTGGCTGCTCATGTACATCACTCCCAAGCCCTTGTGATTTCAGTTTTCAAGGGAACCAGGAGAAAGCCAGGTCACATTTACTCAAAACCAAGTACTCAGCACATCTGGGGTTTTGGTGTACCAGCGGCAGATGCCACAAAATGCACCTCGTGGTTGCCCACCATCTGCTTGGGACACCACAAGACTGGTCCCTGCAAAGGGAATTTATCTGGAGAGCCCTTTGCTGCCTGTCTGATATGTCACATGAGATATTACATcggagggggaaagaaaaaaagcttctttttttctcctcctccaaagtgggcttttctccctccctgcgCTTctcttgaaattaattttcagcattTAGCAGCATTTTCCCATGACTCTGTGCGGCTGCCTTGGCCAGGTGCCAGCCTGATACTGCTCCTCCACCAAAGATGTCTGTATCTGATTGATCCTCCGGCCAGTGAAcgggagagagaggagagagaagccTTAATAGCACATTAATAAATAAGAGAAGCCTTTACGGTTATTCCAGTCACCGGAACAAACATCTcagcaaaacaaaccagcaTGGGATAAACTTACGTCACAGGCTGGGAAGACAATCCTGGCTGGGAAGTGGGTCAGCCCAGGAGCACGAGAGCATCATCCTCAGCATCTCTACAAGATACATGAGTGCAAGAGGGAGAGGGCACCCAGCTACCCTGTGCTGATTTATGCACAGGTCTATAGAGCAGAGAGCACAGTTAATGTGCACAGGAATTGGTGCCTCGCTCCTGAGGGAAGCAGCTGGGATTTCAGAGGGCACCGGGgaggcaaaggcagagcagagacagCCTGAGCTTGCTCTCACTGGAGCCTGAAGATAACTGCTGCCACCGCCGGCCCCGCACGCACCACGCCAGCATTGACGCACTCCAActtcagctccagcctgggtgTGCACTAAAGTGCCTCTGAGCCTCCCATCTTCAGGTGTTCAGCACTGTGATTTTCCAAGGCAGCCTCTGCCTCTTCCCCCCGTCTCAGGTGGAtggtgcccagctggctcagcGAAGGCAGAAGCACAAACACATCCTCTCCAGACCTGGAGAGCCCAAGAGCTGAACACCACCACTGTGGGGAGTCACCAGGACTGTTTCTGCACCCACTACCCAAATGATCCACAGGTCCGGCAGTGATGCAGGTGcaccaaacccacaaaaagaTGTTTTAAGAACAGTAATCTTTGGAAATTTCCACTAGCAAAAATAGATTCAGAATGGCAAGTTCGTGCAGACCTTGGGGTGCCcttcccctggcccagctcctggAAATGGGGAGGGAGGTACATATTATGTCTGCATGTTGAAACATAGATTCAGTTGGAAGGGaaccacaaggatcatcaagtccagctcctggccctgaaCAGCAcaaccccaagaatcacaccatgtgcctgagagcctTGTCCAAATACTTTCTGAGCTCTGTCAGATTTGGTGCTGCAATCACTTCGCTAGGGAATCTCCCATTGCCCAACCACACTTTggggaaaaaccttttcctaacATCCTGTGTAAACCTCCCTTAGCACAGCTCCATGATGCTCCCTTGGATCCTGCCAGtggtcacagagagcagagatcgGTGCTGACCCTGCACTGTCCCTCCTGTGGAAGCTGCAGCCCACCgtgagctctgccctcagtctcttctccaggcagaacaAGCCaggtgacctcagctgctcctcatatggcttcccctttagacccttcaccatcttcatGTCCCACCTCTGGATGCCCTCTCACAGCTTTATATCCTTGTATTGTGGTACCTAAATCTGCACACCAGACCTGAGGCGAGGccacagcagtgcagagcaggacaagCACCTCCCTTgagcagctggcagtgctgtgcctgaCACACCATGGGACACAGTGGGCCCATGTTAGCTCCCAGAACACACTGGTGACACTGGTGGCACGACAGTcagggctgagagcagctgagcagcaagCTACAATTCAGCCTTCTCATTCTGGTGGAGACTTCAATAGCAGGACTTTCTGAAGAGCAAGGATTGCCAGGCACCAGCGAGAAAAGGCTCAGGACTCAAAGCTGTGGGAGCACAGCAAGGGTTCACCACAGACAGGCCTGTTCCCAGCTTGCAGAGactggagcagccccacacaggAGTGCACACACACCTTGAGCTCACCCTCCAACAAACAAGCCCTATTTCCCACCCTGCTACTCTGGAGCCAGACTGAAGAGCACTTCCAGCCTTTTTTGCTCTCAAACTGTGCCTGGAGAAGGACTCAGCCCAGCACCCTGGCTGCCATCTCTGCACTAAAATCCCTCCCATCTTCCTCAGGCTGGGGCCTCATGCTCCAGAAAGTGCCGCTGAGAGAACACAGTAGCTCCTTTGGCAAAGAAAGCCTCCTGACACTGGTGCTACCAACATCCAGGACAAACAGGTTGCTTTGTCAGTGCACAGCAAGCCTGTGACACTCCTGGTGGTACTGCACAGGAGGATAAGCGAGGCGTTTCCTTGGGCTAGCCAGCAGACAAGGAGATATGGATTTATTAGAGCTTCACTCAAGGGCTTTGGGTGATGAGTGGGATTTCCAGATAAACTTTAAGCTACTTACAGCCTCTGCAAACTCCCTTAGATCCTCTGATGAACAACATGAGAGACACTGAGAGAACCACACAAAGCTGGAGACATGCAGCACTAAACCACACatctcccttttctcccttcttctcACTATCCTTGGCTTTACTGAGAACTCTTAAATAGTCATAAACCTACAGAGGCAGGGTCAAGTGCTACAGGCAAATTCCAAAGTTGTGCAAGACGTGTCTTTTCCACTCATGGAGGTCAAGAAGTAGATCTCAGAAACCCTGGGCAGACAGGGAAATGCCAGAGCAGTTTTGGGTGGTGCTAGAACAGTTACATTGCTTGTGTAAGGCAGGCACGCCTTGGGAAAATCCCCATCAGGAATCAGGACTCACCCACACAGGTGCTGTCCACTCAAAGGAAGGGGCAAGCTCCACCATGATGTCAGAGCTCCTTGCCCACCCCGTTTGGAAGATATATGCAGGCTTCACTGTTcacaagagcagcagctctcctgccctcaTCCTGGGACAGGCCAGAGGCCATCAGCATCTCACTGCTCCTCCAACTCAGGCATCCCAGCAGCCACAGTGGAGCCCAGAGGGAATCAGCAGTGGGCTCTTCTCACTGGCCAGCCCCATGCACAGCGCCTTACAGTGATGCTGCAGCATTCACTGGCTTTGGGGACCACTTTGCAACCTCCCTCTGTACAATCCTCAGCACaatcctcctctcttcctccccagGCACACCTAGCTCTTCTGCAGGCCTtcagctgcagagaggggaaggagggacaCCAAGCAGGGAAGAGAGctcagcctgccccagctcacTCCTCAGGGTCCCTGCTGAGGGGCCTGATGAGCcatgaagcagcacagaaactcTGCATGGCAGACATAGGAAGCAGCGAGGCGCCAAGACTATCTGTGTGCTCCCGTTATCACAGGCACGCTGCTGCAACAACAGCACCTTATCACTGCCCTCGAGTCGGAGCTCCTCCCTGTCCCACTGAGGACTCCACAGAGCTCAGCTTGCACTTTGAGCTCCCAGCTCATCTCCCAAACCCAAGTGCTCCCTGAAAAACGTGAATGCAAGAGAACAGCACCATCCAGGTCTCCAgacaggggcaggcagggcaagAATCCACTCTCCAGCCCTGTTATCCACAGGGTTTGGgggctcctctcctctcctcagtagcacagcagctcaggcagaTCCCAGGGATCCCAGGCCTCATGCTGAGTGGGTTTGGCACGTCGGCGGGTCCCCTCATCCCCACCCTCGAGCCATCCTCCAAGGGAGCAGGGACAGTCACGCGCAGCAATGTCAAAGCTCCTCTCCATTTACCAGAGCACTGCTGCTTCAGCACTTTCCAGTGGCTAATGGAGTGGCTCAGCACCACGAGAGGAGCAGGTCGATGGGGAGGCAGGGGGGAAGACACAAGTAGCTCCTGACTGCCCTGCTGGAGGTTAACCAGCTGCAACGGGAGATTAACAGGAATTTCAGCAATCTTGCGGTGGCTTActtccccccttccctgcagTCTCCAAATCCTTCATTAACTTCTTACGCTAAGAgaagaagagtgcaaaagttaAATGAGCTCTGACAAGTTTCAAAAGGGTTTTTAAGCATACTCCACTCCTTTTGCTATTAATTAGCAACGAAGAACCACCACCGGGAGAGGCTCCGGTACAGAGTGAACAGCTCTCGCTGCTGCCCGTGCACGCCTCAGCTCAGCTCAAATGCTCTCAGAGGGCCCCAAAAGAGGCACCAGAGAAACCCAGTTCTTGCAGCACTTCCCACAGCTCACGCTGCAATCTTTCAAGGACACCGTGTTTAACTTCGCAGCACTGCACTAACTCACTCCAGTGCCTGGAAAACAGCTCACTCCATTTTGcagctggtttatttttctgagcAGGCTTTTGCCTCTCAGCATTGCAGTTTAAAATGTAACTGATACTCTCTGACCAACCACTGTGAGCTGCAGGGTGTTTCTGTAACGAGACCCTCCTCACTCGAGCACCAGGCATAGCAGAAGCCCCCCTGGCCCTCATTCCCACAGAGGCTTGTGGAATACCAGGAAGGATGCTGTGCCTTCATGTCTCTCTCTATGTTTAgaaaccagagcagcagcacagtctgTGCAAGGTCATGGAGCAAGAAAGTTTGCAGGAGCACTTGGTCTCAACTCTGGTGCCACATGCCAGCCCTCTCCATCTGCCAGGGAGCATGGCAAGTGCCTGGCTTATCCAGATCAATAGGAATCAGACCTGGGATGCAATGCAAGACACACAGCTTCCATCGAACAGAGAACAGCAGCCCCGGGAGACTgggcaaagcaaaaaaaaaaaaaaaaaaaaaaaaaccctcaagatttttttcttttcccaagaaGTAGGAAAATGGGCCCCACGAGACTCTTCTTGCACTTTGTTCTTATCCACTGCTTCAGTGTCAGGCCTTCCTGAAAATGAGGCATTGTCCCAAGGCATATTATGAAATTCCCAGACCACGTCAGACAAGGAGAACACAGCATTTGCGAGGGGGACGGGTGGGAGAGAAATCCCAGACTATTCCAGGAAATACAAGGAGACATCCCTGAAATGACTTCCCCTCCAgccaggaggggaagggaggacCTCCCACCTCGCTCCCTGTACCCAGCCAAAACTAGGTcagtgacacagccctgcttgcAGGGAGAGCTCCTCTCCAGACCAGGACGCATGgaagagcccagccaggagggTGAAGGGGGTAACCTTGCCCCTTCCCACAGCCTGACACGTTTCCTGTAAGAGAGCCCAGCTGgcctcccagccctgtcagAGAGGCAGGCAGttcctcctctgcttcctcctaAGCAGCACAACCCTGCCAGCTGGCTTGAAAGAGAAAACCCACTCTGGCCTTTCCCTGGCCCTTTATCagacaaaacaaaggaaaaaaaaaaaaaaaaaaagatccccACACCTTGCTTTCAAAGgctttctctgcttctttccCAGTTTCTAAGGCTATGAATTGCTACACCCGACTGGCAGCCCTCACACACCTTCAGAAGAGACAAGGTGCTCAACCTGGTTGCAAACCCAAGGTCTTGAGCTACAGCACCCTCAAGGCCACCGTTCCCCAGGTCAAGGGGGGATGGGGTGGGGGTGCCACATCCACCGCTTCATATCCTAGAGCCGAAACACCTCCCTTCCAGAAAGCCTCCTCCCTTCAcaaccccttccctcccttgaCCTTGACACAGATGCCAGCTCCAGCATGCACCCACCCgtctgtgccagggaggggatggggacgAGGGTCCAAGAGGGGGTCAGCTCCCCCTTCCCGGCCGAACCGCGCCCACCGCCGCCCCCGAGCACCcacggagggagggaggggaagccGGGGGAAGGCTCCGGGGAGCCGGCACTCACCGCTGTGCGAGCTGAACCACCGCGGTGCGATGTGAAGGGGCAGCGCGTCGGCCAGCGAGGCCCTGGCGCCCAGGTACAGCATCCCGTCTCTATGGTGACCGCCTCCCGTCTCCTGGAAACCGTTGCCATGGGCGTACGTGGAGTCGGAGCCCggaccgccgccgccgccgcccggggcCCGCTCGGCCTCCCCCGCCGCCCGTGCCGCCGCCGCGTACAGCCCGAAGGGGACGGCGCCGGCCGCCGCCGGGTCCATGCCCATGCCGGCCACCGAGCTGACGGAGCGGCTGCGCAGCCCCatcgcgccgccgccgccgcccgcccggtAATGGCCGAAGGGGGGCGGCCCCCCCCCTCCTCCCGGCGGCGGCACGGCGCTGTCATCCGTCGACACCCCCGGGAAGGGGCCCCGCGAACGGGTCGCCGTGCTCTGCTTGCCCCCCATGTGGGCACCGCCGGGCCGGAGGGAGCCGAGCGACAGCCCCCCGCGGGGAACGgggccgcgccgcccccgcTGGGAGGCGAGAGGGGGCGGAAGGAAGCGGGGGGGCGCGGGGAGCTACGGGCGAAAACCCATCCCCGCCCCAGGCATCCTCCCCCCGCCGGGCCCGCAGGGGCGAGGGCGCCCCGAgtccgccgccgccgccgccaccgccgtCACCCCCGGCGGAGGCCGCCGAGGGCTCCGGGGCCGCGGAGCGGGGAGGGAGcggcgggggaggggggggctGGACGCCGGCAGGGTCGCTCCGCCCGCCTCGCTGGTGCCCGGGGCGCGGCCGGGAGCCGGGCGCGGATCAGCTGCGGCCCATGGGCGGCGGGGGCGGTGGGGGCGGCGCGCCCCGCTCCGCTGCGCTGCGCCGGGCACGGCCTCGCTGCGGCCGCCGCCTGGTGCTGGGCGCCGCGCCGGAGACAATAGCGGCCGGCAGCACGCATGCTcccgcccccggcccccccGGCCCGCCGCCCTTAACCCCTGCAccgccgccgcccggcgctgcgctcgccgccgccgcgggacgcggagccgccgccgcacCGACGAGCGGGCGCTGCCCCCCGGAACACAACCCGCGACCCACACCACGCACACATCTTGCTCTGTAGCGGTGCTGCGACCACCCTCGGGCCTCTGCGGCCAGAGCCGCTCCGGAGAGGCCGGGCCCGCACAGGGACCCCTTCCTCGGGCCGTGGGACCCCCACTGACTCCACGGGACTCGCTGCCCCTGTGCACCGGACAGGGGGCGGGTGGGGGGTGGGGAACGGCGGGACTACATATCCCAGCAGCCTCCGCACGGTGCCCCATAGTGCGCAGGCGCCGCGCAGGCTCCGCCGAGGCGGCCCAAGATGGCGGCGCGCTGGAGCAGCGAGAATGTGGTGGTGGAGTTCCGAGACGCCCAGGTCGGGGGGCCCGGGGGCTGCCGCATCACCACGCCGCGGGGGCAGCCCCCGGCCGGCCCGTGACGAGCGGAGCGGGGGGAGGTCCCGGCCCGGGAGGGCTcggcggccccgcggggccTTTCGGCGGCGATGGCCGGGGCTGAGGCGGTCTGGAGTCGTTTGCGCGGAGATAGCGCCTTAATTCACGGGGCGCTTAATTTCTAATCTTAATTAggtcttgtatttttttttaaatacattttcaggCCTAACATACGACATCGCCACTTCCCACACGTCTTTCCTCATTTCGTTTTGCTGGAGGAGCTCAGGGCCGGCGTGGATGGGGCCCTGGGCAGTctggtctagtgaaagatgCCTGCACATGGCGGGGGGCTGGAATGAGAGgggctttaaggtctcttccaacccaaattattcCTTGGCTCTGTCACTTTTCACGGAGACTGTTACAGCTACTGTCTCACTGCCAAATAAATTGCTGGGTGTTGTttgattaaaattaaaaagtggcTTATATTTTTTTGTGAGTAGCAAAAAGGTCAGCTTTTGTTTTTGAAGCTGATGGTGATAGCAGAGCTCGGCTCAGAGTTTGTTTGTTCACGTGGTGTTGTAGAAGTTGTTatatccttggaagtgttcatggctaggttggacagggctttgagcaacctagtgaagatgtccctgcccatgaaaGGGATTTGGAACAAAATGATCTTcaggttccttccagcccaagccattctaaaattctatgattctgttcTAAGAAATGTGGGGGTTTAAGGTGTTGGCAATAGCTTAACAAAGCTAGATACAATGGGTGAACTATGAGATACTTCAGCAAGAAACCcagaaaaattacaaaagtTCTGGAAGTTCTCTTGTCTCATTTGTCCTCTTGTGCTGGAGCAGTAAGGGCTCTGCCTTCACCATTGCAAACAGAAGCACTGAATCCTGTCTGCTGCACCCAGCTTACCCCCTGTAAGCTCACAAAGCTTTTCACTTTTGTACCTCGAAAGCTCTGTATCAGTTTTCCTCCCAGAAACGTTAAAGCAGCCTCATCTGCTACTGAGGATTTGCCCTCAGGAAGCCAGGAATGAGATCTGAGGGTGCATCTTCCTCCATCACAGATTCATGTTGCATCTGGCTGAGGAGAGAGGAGGCCTCATGACTTTATTGCTTACTCATAATGTCTGgtgggtgggagcaggagggacaggtGTTGCCACCCCAAGCTGCAGCAGTTGGTTTCAGTGTCACTCCTGCTCTGGCACAAACCTTGGCAGGGTGAACATGGGCGTTTCAGTCACTTGGCTTTGCTCTGGTGTGATCTTCCTGGAGCTGTTCTGACCTGCCTGCTGTCCCACATGAAAccagagagctgctctggctggggctgccagaCTGCTGCTTCAGGCTAAACTCGTTTATATATTTGtgtctgagattttttttaggAGTCTGCAGGAACGTTTTTGCAGGTGGGAAACCTGAGCTT from Melospiza georgiana isolate bMelGeo1 chromosome 14, bMelGeo1.pri, whole genome shotgun sequence includes the following:
- the ZNRF1 gene encoding E3 ubiquitin-protein ligase ZNRF1 — its product is MGGKQSTATRSRGPFPGVSTDDSAVPPPGGGGGPPPFGHYRAGGGGGAMGLRSRSVSSVAGMGMDPAAAGAVPFGLYAAAARAAGEAERAPGGGGGGPGSDSTYAHGNGFQETGGGHHRDGMLYLGARASLADALPLHIAPRWFSSHSGFKCPICSKSVASDEMEMHFIMCLSKPRLSYNDDVLTKDAGECVICLEELLQGDTIARLPCLCIYHKSCIDSWFEVNRSCPEHPSD